AAACCCCGACGATATAAAGTCAGACGACAGATTCCTTTCGGCTCCGCGGCTCCCCGAGGATGAGTCAAGACACATCCCATATCTGATTATCACCGGAGAAGCGTTGACCTCCGGATTTGAAGAACTCGCAAACCTCAAGAGAAAAATGGGTCTCGAAACAGAGATCGTGACAACCGAATGGATAGAAGCGAACATGTCAGGCGCTGATATCCAGGAAAAGATCAGAAATCTGATCATCGAGGCCTACGAAAGCTGGGGTACCGAATATGTCCTGCTTGGAGGGGACGAGGAGATCATCCCCCACCGGAATTGTTATGTGAAGGCCGGGTCGGAGATCGAGCCCGATATCCCAACGGACCTGTATTATTCAGGACTGGATGGTGACTGGAACACCGATGACGATCTGTACTATGGAGAGCCGGGAGAAGAAGACCTTATACCCGAGGTACTTCTGGGCAGGCTGCCAGTCAGTACACTCGACCAGATCAGCAATTTCTCATCCAAACTCGAGATATATTCATTCTCGCCTCCACCCGGTTCCTGCGAGACAGCATTAATGACCGGCGAACTGCTCTGGGACGACGTGATCACGACCTGGGGCGGTGATTACAAGGACGAGATCCTGGCAGGCACTGACATTTACGGGTTTGAAACGGCAGGGATACCGGCCTCATTCACCAGCCAGACCCTGTACGAGAGGGACAATGGCGCCTGGCCACAGACTGATCTGGTGCAGCTTCTGAATAACGGCGTTAATCTGGTCAACCATCTTGGCCATGCCAACGTGCATTCGGTCATGAAGATCCCGATCTGGGATATCGGGTTGTTGAATGATGAAGCCCCGGGATACCTTCCTTTCATCTGCTACTCGCAGGCATGCTATCCGGCCTCCTTCGACAACCGCGACGATCAGGGAACAGTCCTGGCCGACGATGCGATCGGTGAGCAGCTCGTAACGGCATCAGCTGGAGCTGTAGCCTTTATCGGTAACACGAGGCTCGGCTGGGGGGCGCCGGGAAGCACTTCCAGCGTATCACAGTATTTCGACAGACAATTCTTCGATGCACTATTCGGGGAAAATGCTTCTACTCTTGGCGAGGCTTTCGAGGATTCGAGAATCGATAACATCCCGTTCATCACCTACGCCGTTTTCAGGTACGTCTATTACAGTATGTGCCTTTTGGGAGATCCTGCAATGCCGGTGTGGACTACGACTCCATCGACACTCGATGTCATGTGCGACAGCATCTTCTGCGTTGGTGAGCAGGGCCACAAGGTCGTGGTCACCAGTGACGGCATTCCTGTCGGCGGAGCTAGAGTTTCTCTCAGAGCGGAATCCCCCGATTTTTACACTACGACCTTAACTGACGAAGACGGACAGGCATGGTTATCTGCTCCGGCGGATTCTATTACAGAAACTGAATTATCGGTCTGGGCCGCTGATCATTACATCTTCAATGACTCGATCATAACGGGGATGTCATGCGATGCTCGACTTTCCTTCCTGTATTTTTCTGTGGACGACGATTCACTGGATCACAGTCTCGGTGATTCGGACGGAATAATCGAAAGTGGCGAGACTATCGAACTGGACCTCGCTTTAAGAAACGAAGGGACGGCCGACGCTTCAGAGACGATTGTGACCATCAGTTGTCCCGACCAGTATGTGACAATCTGGAGCAACACCTTATGGGTCGGTGAAATCCCGGCCAGGGCGGCTATAATCCTTGAGAATGAGTTCATACTCGAAGTCGCCGATGATATCCCGGACGGACACTCCATCGATCTCGACATCAGCATCATATCGGATGGACAATACTGGAACAGTCAGCAGGCACTGAATGTAAATGCTCCCGGACTGGAGATGGATTCTTCATTGATAACAGACGAACTGGATGGTAACGACAACGGTTGTATCGAAGGATGGGAATTCCTCAATATCGAGACGTACTGGAGCAACAACGGCAGCATGAATATTGTAAATCCGGTACTTTCTCTGAGTACACCGGTAGATGGGTGGGCCAAAGTCACAAGGAAGACAGAAACGCTCCCCGATATTCCGGTAGGCGGTTCAGCATCGAGTGGTCATCTTCAGGTATTTATCCGGGAGAATACTCCTCCTTTCACCGACATGACATTTTTCGTCAGCTTCAAGGCCGATAACGTACCTTCAAGAGTCGAGACTCTGTCCGTCACCACGTGCGGGACTTCCATGCAGGACGAAGTCGCGGGGCCAGGAGCCTGGCAACACTCGGCGCTGGTTGGATTTGACAGCTGGCACGTCAGTGATGAGGAATTCAGCACCTCTCCT
The DNA window shown above is from Candidatus Latescibacterota bacterium and carries:
- a CDS encoding T9SS type A sorting domain-containing protein — its product is MHGRMFAPCLAFLLLATSARSGIIEKTVRFDSPSLRATGKGVRVVVRGCATLADPGEPSLPLYPARFLIPAGHKVIRIFSTPISTLEIQAPGRIAPMPRQYPMGTLPTGLPEIDESIYSSATAWPSASAVISSTQTGRGFSIVFIDIFPCRIVPSSDLILFSPEIRISIETAPSITEDAIRTRKKIPGRITSSGLLPGLTDAEFENPDDIKSDDRFLSAPRLPEDESRHIPYLIITGEALTSGFEELANLKRKMGLETEIVTTEWIEANMSGADIQEKIRNLIIEAYESWGTEYVLLGGDEEIIPHRNCYVKAGSEIEPDIPTDLYYSGLDGDWNTDDDLYYGEPGEEDLIPEVLLGRLPVSTLDQISNFSSKLEIYSFSPPPGSCETALMTGELLWDDVITTWGGDYKDEILAGTDIYGFETAGIPASFTSQTLYERDNGAWPQTDLVQLLNNGVNLVNHLGHANVHSVMKIPIWDIGLLNDEAPGYLPFICYSQACYPASFDNRDDQGTVLADDAIGEQLVTASAGAVAFIGNTRLGWGAPGSTSSVSQYFDRQFFDALFGENASTLGEAFEDSRIDNIPFITYAVFRYVYYSMCLLGDPAMPVWTTTPSTLDVMCDSIFCVGEQGHKVVVTSDGIPVGGARVSLRAESPDFYTTTLTDEDGQAWLSAPADSITETELSVWAADHYIFNDSIITGMSCDARLSFLYFSVDDDSLDHSLGDSDGIIESGETIELDLALRNEGTADASETIVTISCPDQYVTIWSNTLWVGEIPARAAIILENEFILEVADDIPDGHSIDLDISIISDGQYWNSQQALNVNAPGLEMDSSLITDELDGNDNGCIEGWEFLNIETYWSNNGSMNIVNPVLSLSTPVDGWAKVTRKTETLPDIPVGGSASSGHLQVFIRENTPPFTDMTFFVSFKADNVPSRVETLSVTTCGTSMQDEVAGPGAWQHSALVGFDSWHVSDEEFSTSPLSWKSGSSTGGIYPNMMDVVLVTPPLCLHENSTLSFNHRMEAEASAAYPYWAQDAGVVEISTDGGDTWAIITPLLNYPCRAASSNTIFLAPYQKCYSGNFGWVGDTFDLSAFHGPALLRFHFATNEQIGYAGWYIDDIMITTDQLTGDDPPPIPGTDGIRRIYPNPFNPATIIEYENVISGKVELTIYDVTGRRIRVLVNRHEEASIHRVKWDGKNNNGKSVSSGVYFLRYKTGIYSSSTRLVLLR